Proteins from one Desulfonema limicola genomic window:
- a CDS encoding Lrp/AsnC family transcriptional regulator produces MKYLYQPMLSEIEKKVIAAIQGNIPIIERPFLEIAQKLNIEEQTLLNILQNLCRQGVIRRFGATLRHQKSGFTANAMVAWEIPEDQINEAGEKMACFQEVSHCYRRNPNPKWPYNLYTMIHAKDEESCMNLAAKLSQETGESNYILLFSQKELKKTSMQYFCD; encoded by the coding sequence ATGAAATATTTATATCAGCCCATGTTATCAGAAATTGAAAAAAAAGTCATTGCAGCTATTCAGGGCAATATTCCTATAATAGAACGTCCTTTTCTTGAAATTGCCCAAAAGCTCAATATTGAGGAGCAGACCCTGCTTAATATTTTGCAGAACCTTTGCAGACAGGGAGTTATCCGCCGGTTTGGTGCAACCCTTCGCCATCAGAAATCAGGTTTTACAGCCAATGCAATGGTTGCATGGGAAATACCTGAAGATCAGATTAATGAAGCCGGGGAAAAAATGGCTTGTTTCCAGGAAGTTTCCCACTGCTACCGGAGAAATCCAAATCCCAAATGGCCTTATAATTTATACACCATGATTCATGCAAAAGATGAAGAGTCCTGTATGAATCTCGCTGCAAAACTCTCCCAGGAAACTGGTGAATCAAACTATATCCTTTTGTTCAGCCAGAAAGAACTGAAAAAAACATCCATGCAGTATTTTTGTGATTAG
- a CDS encoding acetate uptake transporter, translating to MSGVGQGNPAVVGLAGFGLTTLLLQFHNLGWCGTGVIFCTAMMLGGGAQIIAGFQEFKCGNNFGYSAFTVYGAFWLALGLIWLISDLQAAAIPGIGSHLKITGHDIGMFLVGFTLYTLIMWFAAMRVHGMMAFTFTTLLIGFIGLDLVFLAGMKSILTLTAIVLIVCALSAWYMMAHVIYLSVFGKDILPVGKPWIGAAPDPAPALKDAHA from the coding sequence ATGTCAGGTGTAGGACAGGGAAATCCGGCAGTTGTTGGTTTGGCAGGTTTTGGTTTAACTACTTTATTACTCCAGTTTCACAATTTAGGATGGTGCGGTACAGGTGTTATCTTTTGTACAGCCATGATGCTTGGAGGCGGTGCCCAGATTATTGCAGGTTTCCAGGAATTTAAATGCGGCAATAATTTTGGATACAGCGCATTCACTGTTTACGGAGCATTCTGGCTTGCCCTGGGTCTGATATGGCTGATCTCTGATTTGCAGGCTGCTGCAATACCAGGCATTGGAAGTCATTTAAAAATTACAGGCCATGATATTGGCATGTTTTTAGTAGGCTTTACACTTTACACCTTAATTATGTGGTTTGCAGCCATGAGAGTACACGGCATGATGGCTTTTACCTTCACAACCCTGTTAATTGGATTCATAGGCCTGGATCTGGTATTTCTTGCAGGAATGAAAAGCATCCTGACACTAACTGCTATTGTTCTTATCGTATGTGCTTTAAGTGCATGGTATATGATGGCACACGTTATTTACCTGAGTGTTTTTGGAAAAGATATTCTTCCTGTGGGCAAACCCTGGATTGGTGCAGCACCTGATCCTGCACCTGCTTTAAAGGATGCACATGCCTAA
- a CDS encoding reverse transcriptase/maturase family protein: protein MKRAGGLYHLIPERENLCLAFWKAATGRHDRDNVIEFKRNFENNIQTMAEQLLKNKLDIGHYRFFSVRDPKPRSICAAAFPERVLHHAIMNICEPVLESYAIHDSYACRKNKGSLKALEKAQKYSRRYEWFLKMDIRKYFDSIDHSIMMTMLSRRFKEKKLLNLFQQLFNTYHTEKGKGMPIGNLISQHLANFYLGSLDHYLKDKRGNKAYLRYMDDFVLFGHEKEYLKKELAEIQVFLKQGLALKLKDNTQLNRSYKGFPFLGYRIFPHKRLLLPASKKRFLRKFIKYEKNYIKGCWTQQELIRHMEPLIEFTRAADASGFRHSVIQRFGAPF from the coding sequence ATGAAAAGAGCCGGCGGCCTTTATCACTTGATCCCTGAACGGGAAAATCTCTGCCTGGCATTCTGGAAAGCAGCCACGGGCAGGCATGACCGTGATAATGTTATAGAATTTAAAAGAAATTTTGAAAACAATATTCAAACAATGGCAGAGCAGCTACTTAAAAACAAGCTGGATATTGGCCATTATCGCTTCTTTTCAGTCCGAGATCCCAAGCCAAGATCAATCTGCGCTGCTGCATTTCCCGAAAGAGTCCTTCATCATGCCATAATGAATATCTGTGAACCTGTCCTGGAATCTTATGCAATCCATGATTCTTATGCCTGCCGTAAAAACAAGGGCAGTTTAAAAGCTCTTGAAAAAGCACAAAAATACTCCCGCCGGTATGAATGGTTTTTGAAAATGGACATTAGAAAATATTTTGATTCCATTGATCACTCAATCATGATGACCATGCTTTCACGCCGGTTCAAAGAAAAAAAACTGCTAAACCTGTTTCAGCAGTTATTTAATACCTACCATACTGAAAAAGGCAAAGGAATGCCCATAGGCAATCTTATTTCACAGCATCTGGCAAATTTCTATCTTGGCAGCCTTGACCATTATTTAAAAGATAAACGGGGAAACAAGGCATATCTCCGCTACATGGATGATTTTGTTTTATTCGGACATGAAAAAGAATATCTGAAAAAAGAGCTTGCTGAAATCCAGGTTTTTTTAAAACAAGGTCTTGCCCTGAAACTAAAGGATAATACCCAGTTAAACCGGAGTTATAAAGGATTTCCATTCCTGGGATACCGGATTTTTCCCCATAAACGGCTTCTTTTGCCTGCAAGTAAAAAACGGTTCTTGCGTAAATTTATAAAATATGAAAAAAACTACATCAAAGGCTGCTGGACCCAGCAGGAACTAATCCGGCATATGGAACCGCTTATTGAATTTACACGAGCGGCAGATGCTTCTGGATTCAGACATTCTGTTATCCAGCGCTTTGGGGCTCCGTTCTGA
- the murJ gene encoding murein biosynthesis integral membrane protein MurJ encodes MSIYKKLKIASLIMMVSVVLSRVIGLVREMVIAYAGGAGEQVDAYQVAFVIPEILNHVLASGFLSVTFIPIFSEYMVKNREDEGWKVFSIILTIFGSLLIILILLAFIFTPQLVMLFAPGLKYKSPETIASAISMTRIIMPAQFFFFAGGLLMAVQFAKQRFAIPALAPLLYNLGIIAGGIFLSSYLGMEGFAWGVLAGAFAGNFAVQVYGAKKAGMKFYFCFNYHHPDLKKYILLSLPLMIGLTMTFSTEFFFKFFGSYLPQGSIASLNYSMRVMLILVSFFGQAVGVASFPFMAGLMAQGKIDEMNILLNKTMKYLSIVIPFSVLFMVLRYELVLMLFQRGRFDAHATQMTADVLLYLLTGTMAFAAQTVVVRGYYAAQNTFFPAVFGTIGVILSLPVYWYGMKIMGITGLALAISISAIIQVTLLYVLWNHRTDNTGTRNVYVFYFKIISLSVIIGIFLEWFKHTALKSIDISSFSGSCIISIITGIIFIVLLTAGGYLLKMNEIIELIRSVKNKAKARMH; translated from the coding sequence ATGAGTATATATAAAAAACTAAAAATTGCTTCTTTAATAATGATGGTTTCTGTTGTCCTCAGCCGGGTTATAGGCCTGGTGCGTGAAATGGTCATTGCCTATGCAGGCGGGGCAGGGGAGCAGGTAGATGCCTATCAGGTGGCTTTTGTTATTCCTGAGATATTAAACCATGTGCTTGCAAGCGGTTTTCTGTCTGTAACCTTTATTCCGATTTTTTCAGAATATATGGTAAAAAACAGGGAAGATGAAGGGTGGAAGGTATTTTCCATTATTTTGACAATCTTTGGAAGCCTGCTTATTATATTGATTTTGCTGGCTTTTATATTTACTCCCCAGCTTGTTATGCTTTTTGCACCAGGTTTAAAATATAAATCTCCTGAAACAATTGCCAGTGCAATATCAATGACACGAATCATAATGCCTGCCCAGTTCTTTTTTTTTGCAGGAGGACTTCTAATGGCTGTTCAGTTTGCAAAGCAGAGATTTGCAATTCCTGCACTGGCACCTCTTTTATATAACCTGGGCATAATAGCAGGAGGAATTTTTTTATCCAGTTACCTGGGAATGGAAGGTTTTGCATGGGGAGTTCTTGCAGGAGCTTTTGCAGGTAATTTTGCAGTCCAGGTCTATGGTGCAAAAAAGGCTGGAATGAAGTTTTATTTTTGTTTTAATTACCATCATCCTGATCTTAAAAAATACATCCTGTTATCCCTGCCTCTTATGATAGGGCTTACCATGACCTTTTCCACAGAATTTTTTTTTAAGTTCTTTGGCAGCTACCTGCCCCAGGGCAGCATTGCCAGTCTTAATTACAGCATGAGGGTAATGCTGATTCTTGTAAGTTTTTTTGGTCAGGCAGTAGGAGTGGCATCCTTTCCTTTTATGGCAGGACTTATGGCACAGGGAAAGATAGATGAAATGAATATACTGCTTAACAAGACAATGAAATATCTTTCTATTGTTATCCCTTTTTCAGTGCTGTTTATGGTATTGCGGTATGAACTTGTTCTCATGCTTTTCCAGAGAGGAAGATTTGATGCCCATGCAACACAGATGACAGCAGATGTACTGCTTTATCTTTTAACAGGAACCATGGCTTTTGCTGCCCAGACTGTTGTTGTCCGGGGGTATTATGCTGCTCAGAACACCTTTTTCCCTGCTGTGTTCGGAACTATCGGGGTAATTTTAAGCCTTCCTGTTTACTGGTATGGAATGAAGATCATGGGAATCACGGGACTGGCCCTTGCTATTTCTATCTCTGCAATTATACAGGTAACACTGCTTTATGTTTTGTGGAATCACAGAACAGACAATACAGGCACACGGAATGTTTATGTCTTTTACTTTAAGATAATCAGCTTGAGTGTAATTATAGGTATATTTTTAGAATGGTTTAAGCACACAGCCCTGAAAAGCATAGATATATCCTCTTTTTCAGGCAGTTGTATTATCTCTATAATCACAGGTATTATCTTTATTGTTCTTTTAACGGCTGGCGGGTATTTATTAAAAATGAACGAGATTATTGAGCTGATAAGAAGCGTGAAAAATAAAGCAAAAGCAAGGATGCACTAA
- a CDS encoding propionyl-CoA synthetase, with protein sequence MTNLYDEAYQQSINDPETFWGNAAEDCKWDKKWDKVLDDSNKPFYRWFTGGELNTCYNALDYHVDERGRGDKIAIIYDSPVTNTIKKYTYSELRDKVAKFAGVLVEQGVVKGDRVIVYMPMIPEAAIAMLACARIGAIHSVVFGGFAAKELATRIEDAKPRVIVSASCGIEGKKVIKYKPLLDEAINLSSSKPEKCVIFQRPMETASMVEGRDIDWSDAAAQAAPAACVSVAATDPLYILYTSGTTGQPKGVVRDNGGHLVALKWTMKAIYDIDEDDVWWAASDVGWVVGHSYIVYAPLFKGCTSILFEGKPVGTPDAGVFWRIISEHKVKCMFTAPTAYRAIKREDPKAKLMKDYDLSCFKILFLAGERSDPDTIQWSENNLNVPVIDHWWQTETGWAIAANCMGLHHFPVKYGSPTKAVPGWDVQSLNEANEPVTPGEIGALSVKLPLPPGTLPTLWQNDARYKESYLDEYPGYYKTADAGIVDEEGYIYVMSRTDDIINVAGHRLSTGAMEEVLSDHPDVAECAVLGVEDSLKGQVPVGFLVLNAGVERSNDEIIKEVVQMVRDRIGPVAAFKTATVVKRLPKTRSGKILRGTIQKIADNADYNVPATIDDPATLGEMEAALEGIGLAKARK encoded by the coding sequence ATGACCAATTTATACGATGAAGCATATCAGCAATCTATCAATGATCCTGAAACATTTTGGGGAAATGCAGCAGAAGACTGCAAATGGGATAAAAAATGGGATAAGGTTCTTGATGATTCCAATAAACCTTTTTACAGATGGTTTACAGGCGGAGAGCTTAATACATGTTATAATGCCCTTGATTATCATGTGGATGAAAGAGGCCGGGGAGATAAGATTGCAATAATTTATGACAGTCCTGTAACAAATACCATTAAAAAATATACATATTCAGAATTAAGGGATAAGGTTGCCAAATTTGCAGGTGTTCTTGTTGAGCAGGGCGTTGTTAAAGGCGACAGGGTAATTGTTTATATGCCCATGATTCCTGAAGCTGCCATAGCCATGCTGGCATGTGCAAGAATAGGCGCAATACATTCGGTTGTTTTTGGCGGATTTGCTGCCAAAGAACTTGCTACCCGTATTGAAGATGCTAAACCCAGGGTAATAGTTTCTGCTTCCTGCGGTATTGAAGGCAAAAAGGTTATCAAATACAAACCTCTTCTGGATGAGGCTATTAATCTTTCATCTTCAAAACCTGAAAAATGCGTAATTTTCCAGCGCCCCATGGAAACAGCTTCAATGGTAGAAGGCAGGGATATAGACTGGAGTGATGCTGCAGCCCAGGCCGCACCTGCAGCCTGTGTTTCTGTTGCTGCAACAGATCCCCTTTACATTCTTTACACATCAGGCACAACCGGTCAGCCCAAAGGTGTTGTACGTGATAATGGCGGACACCTGGTAGCCCTTAAATGGACCATGAAAGCTATCTATGATATTGATGAAGACGATGTCTGGTGGGCTGCATCTGATGTCGGCTGGGTTGTAGGCCATTCCTATATTGTTTATGCTCCTTTGTTCAAAGGCTGTACATCCATTCTTTTTGAAGGCAAACCTGTGGGAACACCTGATGCAGGCGTTTTCTGGAGAATTATTTCTGAACATAAGGTAAAGTGCATGTTTACAGCTCCTACTGCTTATCGTGCCATTAAACGTGAAGATCCCAAAGCTAAACTCATGAAAGATTATGATCTTTCATGTTTCAAGATTCTTTTTCTTGCAGGTGAACGCTCTGATCCTGATACAATTCAATGGTCAGAAAATAACCTTAATGTTCCTGTTATTGATCACTGGTGGCAGACAGAAACAGGCTGGGCCATTGCAGCCAACTGCATGGGACTGCACCATTTCCCTGTTAAATACGGCTCACCTACCAAAGCTGTTCCAGGATGGGATGTACAATCATTAAATGAAGCAAATGAACCAGTTACTCCTGGTGAAATCGGTGCCCTGTCTGTAAAACTTCCCCTTCCTCCAGGCACCCTGCCCACCCTCTGGCAAAATGATGCAAGATATAAAGAATCTTATCTTGACGAATATCCAGGATACTACAAAACTGCTGATGCAGGTATTGTTGACGAAGAAGGCTATATTTACGTCATGTCAAGAACAGATGATATTATCAATGTTGCAGGACACAGACTTTCAACAGGTGCTATGGAAGAAGTGCTTTCAGATCATCCTGATGTTGCTGAATGTGCAGTTCTTGGTGTTGAGGACAGCCTTAAAGGACAGGTTCCCGTAGGCTTTCTGGTTCTTAATGCAGGTGTTGAACGCAGCAATGATGAAATTATCAAAGAAGTTGTCCAAATGGTCCGCGACCGCATCGGGCCTGTTGCAGCATTTAAAACAGCAACAGTTGTTAAAAGGCTTCCAAAAACCCGTTCAGGTAAAATCCTGCGCGGCACAATTCAGAAAATTGCTGATAACGCAGATTATAATGTACCTGCAACCATTGATGATCCCGCAACCCTGGGTGAAATGGAAGCAGCACTGGAAGGCATTGGTCTTGCAAAAGCAAGAAAGTAG
- a CDS encoding PaaI family thioesterase: MKEKAFQDYYPEILSHCYGCGRLNEHGHQIKSRWDGEESVATYIPKEYHTAIPGFVYGGLIASLIDCHSTGTAAAAAYRAEGREMDTDPPFRFVTGSLHVDYLRPTPIDAPLELRGRVKEIKGRKIVVESTLSAKGEICAKGEVVAVQMPDSMLPKV; the protein is encoded by the coding sequence ATGAAAGAAAAAGCATTTCAAGATTATTACCCGGAAATTTTAAGCCACTGCTATGGCTGCGGAAGATTAAATGAACATGGACATCAGATAAAAAGCCGCTGGGATGGTGAAGAAAGTGTTGCAACCTATATTCCTAAAGAATATCATACAGCTATTCCAGGTTTTGTTTATGGAGGACTGATTGCATCACTTATAGACTGTCATTCAACAGGAACAGCAGCAGCAGCAGCATACAGGGCAGAAGGCAGGGAAATGGATACAGACCCCCCTTTCCGCTTTGTAACCGGTTCTTTACATGTAGATTATTTAAGACCTACGCCTATTGACGCTCCATTAGAATTAAGGGGACGGGTAAAGGAAATAAAAGGCCGTAAGATTGTGGTTGAATCAACCCTGTCTGCAAAAGGCGAGATATGTGCAAAAGGCGAGGTCGTAGCTGTTCAGATGCCAGATTCCATGCTTCCTAAAGTATAA
- a CDS encoding B12-binding domain-containing radical SAM protein, giving the protein MISHLLPQKNNPHILLINPWIHDFAAYDFWAKPMGLLILGAVLREHGCIISYIDCLDRFHPEDSQKNLYARNGRGPYLKTIIPKPRGLEDIPRNYSRYGIKPEWLKKDLTAVPKPDLILVTSLMTYWYPGVQESISIIKQILPDVPVVLGGIYAALCYEHAVKNSGADHVFSGSGVKEILNIVSAYTGFLPDCKFDPDNMNTWPLPALDLQNKTAYVPIMTSKGCPFNCSYCASNYLDPGWMVRSPENIVKEIFFWHEKYGVKDYIFYDDALLINPEKRIVPVMEQIIDSGINLRFHTPNAVHIREINKKIAVLMFKSGFKTIRLGLETTVFEKRNSLDRKVTETEFKMAAEYLLDAGFEKKQAGAYLLAGLPGQTYEAVEESVKIVKQNNITPVPAYYTPIPHTSMWKKAVECSRYNIEADPVFTNNAIFPCWNNGFSWETITKLKNLIQSE; this is encoded by the coding sequence GTGATTAGTCATTTGCTGCCTCAAAAAAATAATCCCCATATTCTTCTTATAAATCCCTGGATACATGATTTTGCTGCCTATGATTTTTGGGCAAAACCAATGGGACTGCTGATCCTTGGAGCTGTTCTCAGGGAACATGGATGTATTATTTCCTATATTGACTGCCTGGATCGTTTTCATCCAGAAGATTCTCAAAAAAATTTGTATGCAAGGAACGGAAGAGGACCCTATTTAAAAACCATTATTCCAAAACCCCGAGGGCTTGAAGATATACCCAGAAATTATTCCAGGTACGGCATTAAACCTGAATGGTTAAAAAAAGATTTAACAGCAGTTCCTAAACCAGACTTGATTCTGGTTACATCCCTTATGACCTATTGGTACCCCGGGGTACAGGAAAGCATCAGCATTATAAAGCAGATACTGCCTGATGTTCCTGTTGTGCTGGGCGGCATATATGCGGCTCTCTGCTATGAACATGCAGTTAAAAATTCAGGTGCAGATCATGTTTTTTCAGGCAGCGGTGTTAAGGAAATACTTAATATTGTCAGTGCATATACCGGATTTTTACCAGACTGTAAATTTGATCCCGACAACATGAACACCTGGCCCCTTCCTGCCCTTGATCTTCAAAATAAAACAGCTTATGTGCCTATAATGACCTCAAAGGGATGTCCTTTTAACTGCTCCTATTGTGCTTCAAATTACCTGGATCCTGGATGGATGGTGAGGAGTCCTGAAAATATTGTAAAGGAAATATTTTTCTGGCATGAAAAATACGGAGTTAAAGACTATATTTTTTATGATGACGCACTTTTGATAAATCCAGAAAAACGGATTGTGCCTGTAATGGAACAAATAATTGATTCAGGCATTAATCTCAGGTTTCATACACCCAATGCTGTGCATATCAGGGAGATAAACAAAAAAATTGCTGTTCTCATGTTTAAATCAGGATTTAAAACCATCAGACTGGGCCTTGAAACCACAGTATTTGAAAAAAGAAACTCTCTTGACAGAAAAGTAACTGAAACTGAATTTAAAATGGCAGCAGAATATCTTTTAGATGCAGGGTTTGAGAAAAAACAGGCAGGTGCCTATCTGCTTGCCGGGCTTCCAGGGCAGACATATGAAGCAGTTGAAGAATCTGTTAAAATTGTCAAACAAAACAATATAACACCTGTTCCAGCCTATTATACACCCATTCCTCATACCTCCATGTGGAAAAAGGCTGTTGAATGTTCAAGATATAATATTGAAGCAGACCCGGTTTTTACAAATAATGCAATATTTCCATGCTGGAATAATGGTTTTTCATGGGAAACAATAACAAAGCTTAAAAATCTTATACAAAGTGAATAA
- a CDS encoding HRDC domain-containing protein: MALQYKFFTISMYNSSETEAELNKFLNSVKVINIQKEFVVQDKNFFWSFAIEYLSEGLKKSDYQGAASARKRIDYKEVLSPEDFALFAKLRDWRKEAAAKENIPVYSILSNEQLAKIVEKRITSLSKLNEIDGIGDGRITKYGNAVISIVSAEENKAEDQNKKE, from the coding sequence ATGGCACTTCAATACAAATTTTTCACAATCTCAATGTATAACAGTTCGGAAACTGAAGCTGAACTTAATAAATTTCTTAACTCGGTAAAAGTAATCAACATTCAAAAAGAATTTGTTGTTCAGGATAAAAATTTTTTCTGGTCATTTGCAATAGAATATCTCTCAGAAGGTTTAAAAAAATCAGACTATCAGGGGGCTGCATCAGCCAGAAAAAGAATTGATTACAAGGAAGTCCTGTCTCCTGAAGATTTTGCCCTGTTTGCAAAATTGAGAGACTGGCGCAAGGAAGCGGCTGCCAAAGAAAATATCCCTGTATATTCCATATTGTCCAATGAACAGCTTGCAAAAATAGTTGAAAAGCGGATTACAAGCCTGTCAAAACTGAATGAAATTGACGGTATCGGCGATGGCAGGATTACAAAATACGGGAATGCAGTTATAAGCATTGTAAGCGCCGAAGAAAACAAAGCAGAAGACCAGAACAAAAAAGAATGA
- a CDS encoding AAA family ATPase, whose protein sequence is MTDLNRKYKGDGKRIYEALKHKDVPEKPEPYVADPDLAEAVNMALLLRRPLLLEGDPGCGKTCLAYAVAYELGYPLKTCYIRSTTRAQDLLYNYDQLRRLYDIQEGKTCQPENENQLKNAEIKPPPKEDYRELRELGEAIRISRDDDMPSVVLIDEIDKADIDFPNDLLLVLDEWKFTIHETQETYDALKGSTIEDRKNFLPLVIITSNREKELPAPFLRRCLYYYIEFPNRPTLNKILASHFENPDDPLFKHAVNKFMELREKPGVSWRKQPSTSELIDWIHLLKNNGYQGEDLDKAEPASLPFLEALVKTLRDLKSIAKSIINK, encoded by the coding sequence ATGACTGACCTGAACAGAAAATATAAAGGAGACGGCAAACGCATTTATGAAGCATTAAAACATAAAGACGTACCGGAAAAGCCTGAACCCTATGTTGCAGACCCTGATCTGGCTGAAGCTGTGAATATGGCGCTGCTGCTCCGGCGGCCCCTTCTGCTGGAAGGAGACCCGGGCTGCGGCAAGACCTGTCTTGCCTATGCTGTAGCTTATGAACTGGGTTATCCGCTTAAAACCTGTTATATCCGTTCTACAACACGGGCGCAGGATCTGCTTTATAATTACGATCAATTAAGGCGTTTGTATGATATTCAGGAAGGTAAAACCTGCCAGCCTGAAAATGAAAACCAGTTAAAAAATGCAGAAATAAAACCGCCTCCAAAAGAGGATTACAGGGAGCTTAGGGAGCTTGGCGAGGCAATACGCATATCCCGGGATGATGATATGCCTTCAGTAGTGCTTATTGACGAGATTGACAAGGCTGATATTGATTTTCCCAATGACCTGCTTCTTGTCCTGGATGAATGGAAATTTACAATTCATGAAACCCAGGAAACCTATGACGCTCTTAAAGGCAGCACTATTGAAGACCGAAAGAATTTTCTGCCCCTGGTGATTATTACCAGCAACAGGGAAAAGGAACTGCCTGCCCCGTTTCTCAGGCGGTGTCTGTATTATTATATTGAATTTCCAAACCGGCCCACACTGAATAAAATTCTGGCAAGCCATTTTGAAAATCCAGACGATCCTTTATTTAAACATGCAGTAAATAAATTTATGGAACTCAGGGAAAAACCGGGGGTTTCATGGCGCAAGCAGCCCAGCACCAGCGAACTCATAGACTGGATACATCTGCTGAAAAACAATGGATATCAGGGTGAAGACCTGGATAAGGCAGAACCTGCTTCCCTGCCTTTTTTGGAGGCTTTGGTAAAAACCCTGAGAGATTTAAAAAGCATTGCAAAGAGTATTATAAATAAATGA
- a CDS encoding cold-shock protein, with the protein MANGIVKWFSDKKGFGFIENEDGGDVFVHFSAIGGEGFKTLAEGDRVTFDIEEGRKGPAAANVKRL; encoded by the coding sequence TTGGCAAACGGAATCGTAAAATGGTTTAGCGACAAAAAGGGTTTTGGTTTCATTGAAAATGAAGACGGTGGAGATGTATTTGTCCATTTTTCTGCAATAGGTGGAGAGGGGTTCAAAACACTTGCCGAAGGTGATCGAGTAACGTTTGACATTGAGGAGGGCCGTAAGGGGCCTGCTGCTGCAAACGTTAAGAGACTGTAA
- a CDS encoding P-II family nitrogen regulator produces the protein MKKIEAVIKPFKLDDVKEALNEIGIQGMTISEVKGYGRQKGHKEIYRGAEYVVDFIPKIKIEIVVEASWVDQVVEKIQEAAYTGKLGDGKIFVLPVEKAIRVRTGEKGKDAI, from the coding sequence ATGAAAAAGATTGAAGCGGTTATAAAACCCTTTAAACTGGATGATGTTAAAGAAGCACTTAATGAAATAGGTATTCAGGGTATGACAATCTCTGAGGTAAAAGGATACGGAAGGCAGAAAGGTCATAAGGAAATCTATCGAGGTGCTGAATATGTTGTTGATTTTATTCCTAAGATTAAAATAGAGATAGTTGTGGAAGCAAGCTGGGTTGACCAGGTTGTGGAAAAAATCCAGGAAGCAGCCTATACCGGCAAACTGGGTGATGGCAAGATTTTTGTTCTGCCTGTGGAAAAGGCAATCAGGGTTCGTACAGGAGAAAAGGGCAAGGATGCTATTTAG